A portion of the Thunnus maccoyii chromosome 20, fThuMac1.1, whole genome shotgun sequence genome contains these proteins:
- the llgl2 gene encoding LLGL scribble cell polarity complex component 2 isoform X2 — protein sequence MKRFRRHGQESHRDRLKQELFQFNKTVEHGFPHQPSALGYSPSLQLLAIGTRSGAIKLYGAPGVEFMGLHDENAAVTQVHFLPHQVELVTLLDDNSLHMWTLRAHKGLSELLEIGRFMLTGPPGAPPSVTRVTAVLAHSSGDLLLLGTEGGHVFIVEVPGFRELEERNISLDQVANSVPDDYIGRRNLEHVEALQENPVNPNQVVIGYGRGLMVIWDLENQCAIQHIPATQQLESVWWTEDGGYILSSHSDGSYCRWMVGGEDVEEEEKSDIPYGHFPCKAISKIVQLPTEEGPPFLLFSGGMPRASYGDRHCITVIHSKTHVALDFTSRIIDFFAIRNGQQHTGDPSALVVLVEEELVVIDLQTEGWPVIQTPYLVPLHSSAITCSHHVSAIPLKLWERVIAAGELQSTHYSKEPWPITGGQNLAPDPPQRDLLLTGHEDGTVRFWDASGVCLYPMYKLSTSAVFHTDADPNDNMNQGTEGEWPPFRKVGCFDPYSDDPRLGIQKIHLCKYSGYLIVAGTAGQILVLELNDEAAEQTVEAKVVDLLQGQEGFRWKGHTRLDVREEPVLFPPGFQPFALVQCQPPAVVTALNLHSEWKLIAFGTSHGFGLYDYQQKNNVFIKCTLNPSDQLAMEGPLSRVKSIKKSLRQSFRRIRRSRVSLRKHHVNNAAKLQEANARLEAELAEMELAPVQRKIEARSSDDSFTGLVRTLYFADTFLSDSSHNTPSLWAGTNGGCVFAYMLRLPPVEHRADEPVTAQPAKEIQLMHRAPVVGIVVLDGQGAPLPEPLEVAHDLARSPDMQGSHHLLVISEEQFKVFTLPKVSAKMKLKLTAVDGSRVRRVGVAWFGSSRSEDYGESGLVVLTNQGDLHVVSLPGVKMQVQHPCIRREDVSGIASCVFTKHGQGFYLISPSEFERFSLSTRCVVEPRCLVEVPLHSGTSTQHRAQPDGASSAHRNARQESEDAEVLQEIQKSLEGDQTSFLENNVKSAVA from the exons ATGAAGAGGTTCAGGCGACATGGCCAGGAGTCCCACAGAGATCGACTTAAACAGGAACTCTTCCAGTTCAACAAG ACAGTGGAGCATGGATTCCCCCACCAGCCCAGCGCTCTGGGCTACAGCCCCTCTCTGCAGCTTCTGGCCATCGGCACCCGCTCCGGTGCCATCAAACT GTATGGAGCTCCAGGTGTGGAGTTCATGGGTCTACATGATGAGAACGCTGCCGTCACACAGGTGCACTTCCTCCCCCACCAG GTTGAACTGGTGACTCTGCTGGATGACAACAGTCTGCACATGTGGACTTTGAGAGCCCACAAGGGACTTTCTGAACTTTTGGAGATAGGACGCTTCATGCTTACTGGACCACCTGG TGCCCCCCCAAGTGTGACCAGAGTGACAGCAGTGCTGGCCCATTCCTCAGgagacctgctgctgctggggacAGAAGGAGGCCATGTCTTTATAGTTGAAGTGCCTGGGTTCAGAGAGCTGGAGGAAAGAAATATCAGCCTTGATCAAGTTGCCAACAG cgTACCAGACGACTACATAGGCCGCAGGAATCTAGAACATGTTGAAGCCTTACAAGAGAACCCGGTCAACCCAAACCAGGTCGTCATTGGTTACGGACGAGGTCTCATGGTCATCTGGGATCTAGAGAACCAGTGTGCCATCCAGCACATCCCTGCCACACAG CAACTGGAGAGTGTGTGGTGGACAGAGGACGGAGGCTACATTCTTAGTTCGCACAGTGATGGAAGTTACTGTCGATGGATGGTGGGCGGAGAGGacgtggaggaggaggagaaatcaGACATTCCTTACg GACATTTCCCCTGCAAGGCCATTTCTAAAATAGTTCAGCTACCTACAGAAGAAGG gcctCCGTTCCTGCTGTTCAGCGGTGGTATGCCCAGGGCCAGCTACGGTGACAGACACTGCATCACTGTGATCCACAGTAAAACACACGTGGCTCTGGACTTCACCTCCAGGATTATTGACTTCTTCGCCATCAGAAACGGACAACAGCACACAG GAGATCCCAGTGCGCTGGTGGTCCTGGTAGAGGAGGAGCTGGTAGTGATCGACCTGCAGACGGAGGGCTGGCCGGTCATTCAGACACCTTACCTGGTTCCCCTCCACAGCTCAGCAATCACCTGCTCCCACCACGTCTCCGCCATCCCCCTTAAACTGTGGGAGAGAGTCATTGCTGCTGGAGAGCTGCAGAGCACACATTACTCCAAAGAG CCCTGGCCAATAACAGGCGGGCAGAACCTGGCCCCAGACCCTCCACAGAGAGACCTGCTGCTCACAGG gcacgAGGACGGAACGGTGCGTTTCTGGGATGCATCAGGAGTCTGTCTGTATCCCATGTACAAACTAAGCACATCCGCAGTATTCCACACAGACGCTGACCCCAATGACAACATGAACCAAGGCACGGAAGGAGAGTGGCCGCCGTTtagaaag gttgGCTGTTTTGACCCGTACAGTGATGACCCGAGGCTCGGCATTCAGAAGATCCACCTCTGTAAATACAGCGGTTATCTGATTGTAGCTGGCACAGCTGGACAg ATCCTGGTGCTGGAGCTGAATGATGAGGCAGCAGAGCAGACGGTGGAGGCTAAAGTTGTGGACTTGCTGCAGGGCCAAGAGGGATTCCGCTGGAAG GGCCACACTCGTCTGGATGTGCGAGAGGAGCCGGTGCTGTTTCCCCCAGGCTTCCAGCCCTTCGCTCTGGTGCAGTGCCAGCCTCCCGCCGTGGTCACTGCCCTCAACCTGCACTCAGAGTGGAAGCTGATTGCTTTTGGCACCAGCCACGGCTTCGGCTTATACGATTACCAACAGAAGAACAACGTCTTCATCAA GTGCACCCTAAACCCCAGTGACCAGCTGGCCATGGAGGGTCCTCTGTCCAGAGTGAAGAGCATTAAGAAATCCCTTCGACAGTCATTCAGAAGAATCAGACGCAGCAGAGTGTCACTAAGGAAACATCATGTCAACAACGCTGCCAAG CTCCAGGAGGCCAATGCTCGCCTGGAGGCTGAACTGGCAGAGATGGAGCTGGCTCCCGTCCAGAGGAAGATCGAGGCTCGGTCTTCAGACGACTCTTTCACCGGTCTCGTACGGACGCTTTACTTCGCCGACACCTTCCTCTCAGACA GTTCACACAACACACCCTCCCTATGGGCAGGGACCAACGGCGGCTGTGTGTTTGCGTACATGCTGCGCCTCCCTCCTGTGGAGCACAGAGCAGACGAGCCGGTCACCGCACAGCCAG CAAAGGAAATCCAGCTGATGCACCGCGCTCCTGTCGTCGGTATCGTGGTGTTGGACGGTCAGGGGGCTCCTCTTCCTGAGCCATTGGAGGTGGCCCACGACCTGGCTCGCTCTCCTGATATGCAGGGCTCCCACCACCTGCTGGTTATATCTGAGGAACAGTTTAAG gtgttCACCCTGCCTAAGGTGAGTGCTAAGATGAAGTTGAAGCTGACGGCCGTGGACGGCTCCAGAGTACGGCGGGTAGGCGTGGCCTGGTTCGGCAGCAGTCGGTCGGAGGACTACGGCGAGAGCGGCCTGGTGGTCCTGACCAATCAGGGCGACCTCCACGTGGTGTCGCTGCCAGGAGTCAAGATGCAGGTTCAGCACCCCTGCATCCGCAGAGAGGACGTCAGCGGCATCGCTTCCTGTGTTTTCACCAAGCATGGCCAGG GCTTCTACCTGATCTCTCCGTCTGAGTTTGAACGGTTCTCTCTGTCTACCCGCTGCGTGGTGGAGCCTCGCTGTCTGGTGGAGGTCCCTCTTCATTCAGGCACATCCACCCAACACAGAGCACAGCCTGACGGAGCTTCATCTGCTCACAG
- the llgl2 gene encoding LLGL scribble cell polarity complex component 2 isoform X1, with protein MKRFRRHGQESHRDRLKQELFQFNKTVEHGFPHQPSALGYSPSLQLLAIGTRSGAIKLYGAPGVEFMGLHDENAAVTQVHFLPHQVELVTLLDDNSLHMWTLRAHKGLSELLEIGRFMLTGPPGAPPSVTRVTAVLAHSSGDLLLLGTEGGHVFIVEVPGFRELEERNISLDQVANSVPDDYIGRRNLEHVEALQENPVNPNQVVIGYGRGLMVIWDLENQCAIQHIPATQQLESVWWTEDGGYILSSHSDGSYCRWMVGGEDVEEEEKSDIPYGHFPCKAISKIVQLPTEEGPPFLLFSGGMPRASYGDRHCITVIHSKTHVALDFTSRIIDFFAIRNGQQHTGDPSALVVLVEEELVVIDLQTEGWPVIQTPYLVPLHSSAITCSHHVSAIPLKLWERVIAAGELQSTHYSKEPWPITGGQNLAPDPPQRDLLLTGHEDGTVRFWDASGVCLYPMYKLSTSAVFHTDADPNDNMNQGTEGEWPPFRKVGCFDPYSDDPRLGIQKIHLCKYSGYLIVAGTAGQILVLELNDEAAEQTVEAKVVDLLQGQEGFRWKGHTRLDVREEPVLFPPGFQPFALVQCQPPAVVTALNLHSEWKLIAFGTSHGFGLYDYQQKNNVFIKCTLNPSDQLAMEGPLSRVKSIKKSLRQSFRRIRRSRVSLRKHHVNNAAKLQEANARLEAELAEMELAPVQRKIEARSSDDSFTGLVRTLYFADTFLSDSSHNTPSLWAGTNGGCVFAYMLRLPPVEHRADEPVTAQPAKEIQLMHRAPVVGIVVLDGQGAPLPEPLEVAHDLARSPDMQGSHHLLVISEEQFKVFTLPKVSAKMKLKLTAVDGSRVRRVGVAWFGSSRSEDYGESGLVVLTNQGDLHVVSLPGVKMQVQHPCIRREDVSGIASCVFTKHGQGFYLISPSEFERFSLSTRCVVEPRCLVEVPLHSGTSTQHRAQPDGASSAHRNARQESEDAESAARRVMEHALLNDEKVLQEIQKSLEGDQTSFLENNVKSAVA; from the exons ATGAAGAGGTTCAGGCGACATGGCCAGGAGTCCCACAGAGATCGACTTAAACAGGAACTCTTCCAGTTCAACAAG ACAGTGGAGCATGGATTCCCCCACCAGCCCAGCGCTCTGGGCTACAGCCCCTCTCTGCAGCTTCTGGCCATCGGCACCCGCTCCGGTGCCATCAAACT GTATGGAGCTCCAGGTGTGGAGTTCATGGGTCTACATGATGAGAACGCTGCCGTCACACAGGTGCACTTCCTCCCCCACCAG GTTGAACTGGTGACTCTGCTGGATGACAACAGTCTGCACATGTGGACTTTGAGAGCCCACAAGGGACTTTCTGAACTTTTGGAGATAGGACGCTTCATGCTTACTGGACCACCTGG TGCCCCCCCAAGTGTGACCAGAGTGACAGCAGTGCTGGCCCATTCCTCAGgagacctgctgctgctggggacAGAAGGAGGCCATGTCTTTATAGTTGAAGTGCCTGGGTTCAGAGAGCTGGAGGAAAGAAATATCAGCCTTGATCAAGTTGCCAACAG cgTACCAGACGACTACATAGGCCGCAGGAATCTAGAACATGTTGAAGCCTTACAAGAGAACCCGGTCAACCCAAACCAGGTCGTCATTGGTTACGGACGAGGTCTCATGGTCATCTGGGATCTAGAGAACCAGTGTGCCATCCAGCACATCCCTGCCACACAG CAACTGGAGAGTGTGTGGTGGACAGAGGACGGAGGCTACATTCTTAGTTCGCACAGTGATGGAAGTTACTGTCGATGGATGGTGGGCGGAGAGGacgtggaggaggaggagaaatcaGACATTCCTTACg GACATTTCCCCTGCAAGGCCATTTCTAAAATAGTTCAGCTACCTACAGAAGAAGG gcctCCGTTCCTGCTGTTCAGCGGTGGTATGCCCAGGGCCAGCTACGGTGACAGACACTGCATCACTGTGATCCACAGTAAAACACACGTGGCTCTGGACTTCACCTCCAGGATTATTGACTTCTTCGCCATCAGAAACGGACAACAGCACACAG GAGATCCCAGTGCGCTGGTGGTCCTGGTAGAGGAGGAGCTGGTAGTGATCGACCTGCAGACGGAGGGCTGGCCGGTCATTCAGACACCTTACCTGGTTCCCCTCCACAGCTCAGCAATCACCTGCTCCCACCACGTCTCCGCCATCCCCCTTAAACTGTGGGAGAGAGTCATTGCTGCTGGAGAGCTGCAGAGCACACATTACTCCAAAGAG CCCTGGCCAATAACAGGCGGGCAGAACCTGGCCCCAGACCCTCCACAGAGAGACCTGCTGCTCACAGG gcacgAGGACGGAACGGTGCGTTTCTGGGATGCATCAGGAGTCTGTCTGTATCCCATGTACAAACTAAGCACATCCGCAGTATTCCACACAGACGCTGACCCCAATGACAACATGAACCAAGGCACGGAAGGAGAGTGGCCGCCGTTtagaaag gttgGCTGTTTTGACCCGTACAGTGATGACCCGAGGCTCGGCATTCAGAAGATCCACCTCTGTAAATACAGCGGTTATCTGATTGTAGCTGGCACAGCTGGACAg ATCCTGGTGCTGGAGCTGAATGATGAGGCAGCAGAGCAGACGGTGGAGGCTAAAGTTGTGGACTTGCTGCAGGGCCAAGAGGGATTCCGCTGGAAG GGCCACACTCGTCTGGATGTGCGAGAGGAGCCGGTGCTGTTTCCCCCAGGCTTCCAGCCCTTCGCTCTGGTGCAGTGCCAGCCTCCCGCCGTGGTCACTGCCCTCAACCTGCACTCAGAGTGGAAGCTGATTGCTTTTGGCACCAGCCACGGCTTCGGCTTATACGATTACCAACAGAAGAACAACGTCTTCATCAA GTGCACCCTAAACCCCAGTGACCAGCTGGCCATGGAGGGTCCTCTGTCCAGAGTGAAGAGCATTAAGAAATCCCTTCGACAGTCATTCAGAAGAATCAGACGCAGCAGAGTGTCACTAAGGAAACATCATGTCAACAACGCTGCCAAG CTCCAGGAGGCCAATGCTCGCCTGGAGGCTGAACTGGCAGAGATGGAGCTGGCTCCCGTCCAGAGGAAGATCGAGGCTCGGTCTTCAGACGACTCTTTCACCGGTCTCGTACGGACGCTTTACTTCGCCGACACCTTCCTCTCAGACA GTTCACACAACACACCCTCCCTATGGGCAGGGACCAACGGCGGCTGTGTGTTTGCGTACATGCTGCGCCTCCCTCCTGTGGAGCACAGAGCAGACGAGCCGGTCACCGCACAGCCAG CAAAGGAAATCCAGCTGATGCACCGCGCTCCTGTCGTCGGTATCGTGGTGTTGGACGGTCAGGGGGCTCCTCTTCCTGAGCCATTGGAGGTGGCCCACGACCTGGCTCGCTCTCCTGATATGCAGGGCTCCCACCACCTGCTGGTTATATCTGAGGAACAGTTTAAG gtgttCACCCTGCCTAAGGTGAGTGCTAAGATGAAGTTGAAGCTGACGGCCGTGGACGGCTCCAGAGTACGGCGGGTAGGCGTGGCCTGGTTCGGCAGCAGTCGGTCGGAGGACTACGGCGAGAGCGGCCTGGTGGTCCTGACCAATCAGGGCGACCTCCACGTGGTGTCGCTGCCAGGAGTCAAGATGCAGGTTCAGCACCCCTGCATCCGCAGAGAGGACGTCAGCGGCATCGCTTCCTGTGTTTTCACCAAGCATGGCCAGG GCTTCTACCTGATCTCTCCGTCTGAGTTTGAACGGTTCTCTCTGTCTACCCGCTGCGTGGTGGAGCCTCGCTGTCTGGTGGAGGTCCCTCTTCATTCAGGCACATCCACCCAACACAGAGCACAGCCTGACGGAGCTTCATCTGCTCACAG
- the galk1 gene encoding galactokinase: protein MASSFPSVPELAAEARRVYGQVFGEDAPQVAVCAPGRVNLIGEHTDYNQGFVLPMALPLVTVVVGRQTSGQDVTIVTATEEADEPRRVDFSLPSDGSPLSPGLPSWANYVKGVIQHYRAPPVPGFRAVIASSVPLGGGLSSSASLEVAFYTFLQQLKPDDGDKVSKAVACQQAEHTHAGVPCGIMDQFVSVLGREGHALLIDCRSLEATPVPLADPGLVILITNSNVKHSLSGSEYPMRRRQCEEAASILGKASLRDATMKDLEEAKARLDDVTCRRARHVIEEIDRTVRAAEALKRGAYKEFGKLMVESHNSLRDLYEVSCRELDELVSAAMEVEGVFGSRMTGGGFGGCTVTLLQAHAIDRTILHIQERYSGTPTFYVTTPSEGARTLSLS from the exons ATGGCCAGCTCATTTCCAAGTGTCCCGGAGCTGGCTGCAGAGGCTCGGCGTGTGTACGGCCAGGTTTTCGGGGAAGACGCTCCTCAGGTGGCGGTTTGTGCTCCTGGAAGAGTCAACCTGATCGGGGAGCACACTGACTACAACCAGGGATTCGTACTGCCAATG GCGCTGCCTCTGGTGACTGTGGTCGTTGGGCGTCAAACCTCTGGCCAGGACGTTACCATAGTAACGGCAACTGAGGAAGCAGACGAGCCTCGGAGGGTGGACTTCAGCCTACCCAGTGATGGATCACCGCTGTCTCCAGGGTTACCAAGCTGGGCAAACTATGTGAAGGGCGTTATACAGCATTACAGGG CTCCTCCTGTCCCAGGTTTCAGGGCAGTGATAGCCAGCAGTGTCCCCCTGGGAGGAGGTCTGTCCAGCTCTGCCTCTCTGGAGGTTGCTTTCTACACATTCCTGCAGCAGCTCAAGCCAG ATGACGGAGACAAAGTGTCCAAAGCAGTGGCATGTCAGCAGGCAGAACACACTCATGCCGGTGTACCCTGTGGCATTATGGATCAGTTTGTGTCCGTTCTCGGCAGGGAGGGGCATGCTTTGCTCATTGACTGCAG GTCCCTGGAGGCTACCCCTGTCCCTCTGGCAGATCCAGGCCTGGTCATTCTCATCACCAACTCCAATGTGAAACACTCTCTGTCCGGCAGTGAGTACCCCATGAGACGCAGACAGTGTGAGGAGGCTGCCTCCATCTTGGGGAAGGCCAGTCTCAGAGATGCTACTATGAAGGACCTGGAGG AAGCAAAGGCGCGACTGGATGATGTTACCTGTCGAAGAGCTCGTCATGTGATCGAGGAGATAGACAGAACTGTCCGAGCTGCTGAAGCCCTGAAGAGAGGCGCCTACAAAGAGTTTGGCAAGCTAATGGTGGAGAGCCACAACTCCCTCAG AGATTTATATGAGGTGAGCTGCCGGGAGCTGGATGAGCTGGTGTCTGCAGCCATGGAGGTGGAGGGCGTGTTTGGCAGCAGGATGACAGGCGGAGGTTTCGGCGGATGCActgtgactttgctgcaggcTCATGCCATCGACAGGACTATACTCCACATAcag GAGCGATACAGCGGAACGCCGACTTTCTATGTCACAACTCCTTCAGAGGGGGCTCGGACTCTCAGTCTGTCCTAA
- the LOC121887463 gene encoding BTB/POZ domain-containing protein KCTD21-like, whose product MLNLNSPDDNSNRNSLQDPVSLNVGGEIYTTTLDTLTRCRDSMLGAMFTGQIPVLRDNQGNVFIDRDGKVFRYILNYLRSSSLDLPDGFSELALLRREADFFQIRPLLEEIRRCEASVPLSCRGGPLGAMLILNVDSKVRVLHFNLRHGPENYELRTCSVRAFTVDLFCTWRAFLALLCEHFSYRTSQGNTSPHPCNPRQNRLKLEWVPRPDELPQDQYDKQRYRGLTVFNPEVTQSDDIMNAHRSQCEITDMQGFVEELLKVSLAEGFRVDLVTPDPAEILNCTSLRLVKC is encoded by the exons ATGCTGAACCTCAACTCGCCAGACGATAACAGCAACAGGAACTCTCTCCAGGACCCGGTGTCATTGAATGTTGGTGGGGAAATTTACACTACAACCTTGGACACTCTGACACGCTGCCGTGACTCGATGCTAGGCGCCATGTTCACCGGACAAATCCCTGTGCTCAGGGATAACcaaggaaatgttttcatagaCCGAGATGGTAAAGTGTTCAGGTACATTCTGAATTACCTGCGCTCCAGCTCCCTGGACTTACCGGATGGATTTTCAGAGCTCGCCCTGCTGAGGAGAGAGGCAGATTTCTTCCAGATACGCCCCCTGCTGGAGGAGATCCGCCGCTGTGAAGCATCAGTACCACTCAGCTGTAGAGGAGGACCACTAGGAGCCATGCTTATCCTTAACGTTGACTCCAAG GTCCGTGTTCTCCACTTTAACTTGCGGCATGGGCCAGAAAACTATGAGCTTCGTACATGCTCTGTACGAGCCTTCACGGTCGACCTCTTTTGTACCTGGAGAGCCTTCCTAGCTCTGCTCTGTGAGCACTTCTCCTACAGAACATCCCAGGGTAACACCAGCCCTCATCCATGCAACCCCAGGCAGAACAGGCTGAAACTGGAGTGGGTGCCGAGGCCCGACGAACTCCCGCAGGACCAATACGACAAGCAGCGCTATAGAGGTCTAACCGTCTTTAACCCTGAAGTCACGCAGTCAGATGACATCATGAACGCGCACCGAAGCCAATGTGAAATCACCGACATGCAGGGTTTTGTGGAGGAGCTGCTGAAGGTGTCTCTGGCTGAAGGGTTCAGGGTTGATCTGGTGACTCCTGACCCAGCGGAAATTCTTAACTGCACCTCACTTCGGCTTGTCAAGTGCTGA